In the Pseudorasbora parva isolate DD20220531a chromosome 5, ASM2467924v1, whole genome shotgun sequence genome, AGTCAGATGTTTGAGAAACATGTCAGAAAGTTTCTATAATATTCCTTAGAACAATATAAGATATGATGGTGTTTGTGGTTTGATTTACATCCAGTCATTAATCTACAGTTAATTACTGACTCCAGTCAGACTCACCGTGCTCCGCCTCACCCCCCTCACCCGCTCGCTGTGCTCGGCCTCTCCCCCCTCACCCGCTCGCCGTGCTCCGCCTCACCCGCTCGCCATGCTCCGCCTCACCCGCTCGCCGTGCTCCGCCTCTCCCCCCTCACCCGCTCGCCGTGCTCCGCCTCTCCCCCCTCACCCCCTCGCCGTGCTCCGCCTCTCCCCCCTCACCCGCTCGCCGTGCTCCGCCTCTCCCCCCTCACCCGCTCGCCGTGCTCCGCCTCTCCCCCCTCACCCGCTCGCCGTGCTCGGCCTCTCCCCCCTCACCCGCTCGCCGTGCTCGGCCTCTCCCCCCTCACCCGCTCGCCGTGCTCGGCCTCTCCCCCCTCACCCGCTCGCCGTGCTCCGCCTCGCCCCCCTCACCCGCTCGCCGTGCTCCGCCTCGCCCCCCTCACCCGCTCGGCGTGCTCCGCCTCTCCCCCCTCACCCGCTCGCCGTGCTCCGCCTCTCCCCCCTCACCCGCTCGCCGTGCTCCGCCTCGCCCCCCTCACCCGCTCGGCGTGCTCCGCCTCGCCCCCCTCACCCGCTCGCCGTGCTCCGCCTCTCCCCCCTCACCCGCTCGCCGTGCTCGGCCTCTCCCCCCTCACCCGCTCGCCGTGCTCCGCCTCTCCCCCCTCACCCGCTCGCCGTGCTCGGCCTCTCCCCCCTCACCCGCTCGCCGTGCTCCGCCTCGCCCCCCTCACCCGCTCGGCGTGCTCCGCCTCTCCCCCCTCACCCGCTCGCCGTGCTCCGCCTCTCCCCCCTCACCCGCTCGGCGTGCTCCGCCTCGCCCCCCTCACCCGCTCGCCGTGCTCCGCCTCGCTGCCTCCTCAAGCCAGCCTCAAAGTGGGGAATTGAGTTCTGCTGTCCACGTTTGAGCAATTTACCATTTTTCACAATGTCATTTACAGTGCCGGGTGACCATTCTGTTCATCCCGATGTTGTTAACTTCCTTCCTGGTGGGCTGGCATTAAACAGAGGCCCAGCCTTTGGCAAATGGGAGAATATTAAAAATCTAACTAATACAAGCAATACAACAATGACATATaccaataaaatcaataaaaaggtTGGCTACAATAAGGAGAAGATGACCCAGCTCACACACAACTGGAAGATAGGCGCGTCAGTCACATCTGAAACTGGAGACCTTGCCAAGTTAATTGCGAAGGTCCAGTTCACATTTTCTACAGAATATGGAGGCTCACATGTCAACACTGATAAAGAAAGCTGGGACGAAGCGACTGAAGTGGAGGAACAACTCTCATTTGAGCTGAAGCCGAATGAGTCTGTATATCTGTGGCAGTTCAAACTGGGTATTGGTGAAGATCCAGTGTTGTTCTGCCGTGATTTAAAGATTGCTAGGGATCCAAACCCCCCGACTGAAGTCCCGCTGGCATGCATTAAATCATGAAAACATATCAGGATGGTTTAACTCCTTTGATAATCAAGTGCTTTAGTTAAATACCTTAATTATAACTTCTCAAGCAATTATTTAGAGATCTGCATGCATTACACTAAGTCTGGAATTGTTTAATATAGCAAAGAGATTTTTCAGTTGCAGTTGATTTAACTACAAATTACAACACTATTCATGATGGTATTATTGAAACTTTGTGTTTATGATTAAAGAACTGACAGAATCCTACTTTAAatctcatgattttttttttttaaactcatacATGTAACCTAACTGCAAATCTTTCAATATGGGGCTAAATCAGGCTTTGGGACAAGAATAAATGGGTGCTCAGTCTATATTATCTTTATATACTCTGTTAACACCGTATTGCTAATCTGTACACTCTTTACCCATTATGCATTTAACacatatatgcaaataaaaactattttgttTTACTTGTTCTACTTGACATTATAGCATATACTAGGAATGTGATAAGATCTATTCTCATGACCTGGTCATGCCAGAGTGTGAGGGTGAAGTTTATATTACGCCTCCACTCTAGCTTTGCTTTTTATAGATATAAAAACCCTTTAATTCAGGTGGATAATCCTGAGAGTCGCTTTAAATCCATCAGCTCATCTACATTAACAGTTTCTTATTTTATCTGTTAACTGACTGTGTGTTGAGTTTGATGGTTGTATTGTCGAAGTTGGTGGCAAATCAGTTTCCCTAACGGGATTAATAAAGTTTTCCAATCCAATCTAGAATGAGCAGTTCACAGCACTGATCACGTGACGAGAAGACAAGCGTGTGATGAGTGTTACGTGTTAGTGAAGCGCTCGCATTCAGCGTGTTACATATTAGTGGAAAAGACAGAGATTTTGTTGCACAGCAGAAGTGCCAGACTTATATTTAAAACTGCACGTTCACCACCAACATAGATCACAGAGTAGGcctacacacacaaatgtaaaaGGGAACGCACAATCAAACGATTTCAATATGTTACCGCTGTTTGAAAGCGGCTCCCTGAGGCATGAGATTTTCTAATAATATGAAAGCCATCTAGTTGTAACCATCTATTAGCTCTGTATCTTGAAGAAAATTTGTCTTCCatttgcactttgaatattgagTACTTTGATTATGGTTATTGCTAGCACTTGATATCTATGATCAATTTGTTTGAAGGAGTTCAGTTCGGAGGTCAAAAGAAGCTTGAAGAAAGTCTGAAGAGACGAACATACAGGAAATAATACAGTACTGCTGTCTTTTACTGTATATGATAATTATATCATATGACATTCATTACAAGAtgattagttaaaacatttcaattgcacctgcaaatattttttaatttctcaTCTTGCATTTCATCATTgtggatttcttaaaaatacaaGGCCTTATGTAAAAATCTCATCTCGTTCTCATGAGATAAGTGTCTTGTCACACCCCTATAATATAGCATTTAGATTTAACTTTTAATATGATAAATAAAGCTGGATACTGCTTTTTAAGTCTTGGTATTTTCATTGTCATTGTTTTCTTACCACAGTTCACTCACTGAGTTTTGCGAGGAAGGCAGATCCACCTTCATGTGGCCAATTGAGCTCCTCGCTGACTCTTGGTTTACTCTTATCTGATACGTACCTTAAATGCACAGTGATGATGaaaaagtggtctgaggtgtgaaAAAGTAACAAAAATGTTGTCTGTGGAGCAGTATCATGTGTAGACAAGATCcaattggttacctgatttgtgggtagccgtagtagatactcgCTTAAGGCCGAAGGAGGTCAGTAGAGTGGGGAAGTCCATGGCCTGGTGTTTTTAAAggtggatgttgaagtcaccgaTTAGTACCAGAGGAGTACAATCCTCAGGGAAGTTAGAGCATAACACATCTAACTTCTCCAAGAAATTACCCAattgacctggaggacgataaaCAACTACAgatgctggtcatataattagcatattatcaaaaagttgattgatttaaaaaaaaaaaattcaaaaagtgaaacttgtatattatatgcaTTCATTACTCACAgactaatatattttaaatgtttatttatttttattttgatgattataactgacaactaaggaaaattcCAAATTTAgtagaaaattagaatattatgcAAGACCagtacaaagaaaggatttttagaaatcttggctaactgaaaagtatgaacataaaaagtatgagcatgtccAGCAGTCAGTCCTTAGTTGTGTCTCCTTTatcctgaattactgcagcgatGCGGcgtggagtcgatcagtctatGGCTCGGCTCAGGTGTAATGAGATAGGTTGCTCTCAtaggccttcagctcttctgcattgttgggtctggcatatcgcatcttcctcttctaAATAACCCATAGATTTTCTATCGGGTTAAGTTCAGGCGAGTTTgatggccaattaagaacagggataccatggtccttaaactaggcactggttgctttggcactgtgtgcagctgccaagtcctgttggaaaaggacatctgcatctccataaagttggtcagcagcaggaagcatgaagtgctctgaAACTTTCTGGTATACGGCTGCGTTGATCTCAGAAAAcccagtggaccaacaccagcagatgacatggcgcCCCAAACCACCAGCAACGTTGATTGTGTGActttcctctcttcctccagactcaggGACCCTAATTTccgaaggaaatgcaaaatttactttcatcagagaacataaatttggaccactcagcagtagTCCAGTCCTTTTAGTCTTTAGCCCAGGCTAGACACTTCtgatgctgtctgttgttcaagagtggcttgaatGTGAAGCTGAAACCCTTCCCTTGCATatgtctgtgcgtagtggttcttaaagcactgactccagctgcagtcctcTATTTGTGATTCCTccaacatttttgaatgggttttgttttacaatcctctccagggtgcggttatctctattgcttgtacacttttttctacaaCATATTgtccttcccttcgcctctctattaatgtgcttggacacagagctctgtgaacagccagcctcttttgcaatgaaattttgtgtcttgccctccttgtgcaaggtgtcaatggtcgtcttttggacaactgtcgagtcagcagtcttccccatgatagtgttgcctacagaactagactgagaaaccatttaaaggcctctgcaggtgttttgagttaattatctgattagagtgtggcaccaggtgtcttcaatattgaaccttttcacaatttCAAATTTTCGAAAATTTTCACATTTTCTGAGATACCGAATTTGGAATTTTCTGTAGtagtcagttataatcatcaaaattaaaagaaataaacatttgaactaTATCAGTCTATatgtaatgaatgaatgtaatgtacaagtttcactttttgaatggaattagttaaCCCTCAAAGGACCTTCAAATAACAACGCTTCTTTGGTCCTTCGTGGACACTTTTAGGCACGGGGGTCTGAGGTGTGATCCtcaaaaagtgtttttattaaatgttacaTCAATATGTTCAATAATATAAAAACGTATGCAGTCAATTTATGCAGTttcttttatatttgtatttttgaattaatttaccactaaaagtaatttttttgctgtaaaatttatattttatatatgcaattcatttatatttaatattaatttaacttcAGTAAAAATAATTCCAGTATTTTCAGAGAGCCAAAACCTAAAAATGGGATGACTTTGGTAACATCTGGAGGACCTATGTTggtataaaattaaacattttcagtAGCCACTAGATGGCAATAATAGTACCCAATGGATGCAATAGCTGCAAAATGGCTGAACTCTATGATTAAACAAATTTAACCTCTTAAGTTTTACATTttatcaaaagtaaaaaaaagaaagattgaTATAAAGTTGACATATACTATACAAAAATgccaaaacatgcttagacaaatCTGACCATGCAATAAGGAAAAGTAAGAGATCatatatctttatttttatgaacattttttttaaatcaaaatcattaaatataaataactcAAAAAGTTTAATGGTACCAAACAGGTAAGAATAACAATAAAcctaacaaaaacaaaaaaagtggtaaaaaaacacaaaggggctTAAAGGAAATACTCAAGTGCATTGGTCAGTGTCCTTCTCACATGGCCAACGAGAACAAACGTGATGAAGATTTCAACAGAACGACTACTGCATATGAATACACTACACATATAAACTTTGTAAAAACAAAAGCTAtaaatcaaatgagaaaaggaTACAGTACTCACACAGTTGCCATCTTCCCTGTTGTTCGACAAGTTTAACTACCTTTTGGGGTAAGTCACCTAGATCCTCCgtgtcccgtccagggaccagacatcaAGTTTCTGTGCAAGTAGGCTCACTGGGGTATACGCATATTTGCGCATGGTCCGGCCCAGCTGTGCGCAAGTGCATCTGTGCTAAGTGTGCCCTTGGTCAGCGAATAAAACCATTGCCAGTGGGACGTTTCTGGGGAGGCAAACAGGTCAACCTGTGCCAACCCGAACTGAacccagatcagctggaccaACTCGGGGGTGAAGCCGTCACTCTCCTGGGAGCACAGCTTGGGACAGCTCGTCGGCCACACAGTTGCACTCACCAGGGACACAAATGGCCTGAAAATACCTCAGACACTTCATACTCCAGAGGAGGAGATGGCGGGCAAGTTGCGACATGCAACAGGAGCGTAGACCTCCTTGATGGTTGATGCATGCAACGGTCGCAGTGTTGTCCATACTTTTCCCAGTTGACCCAAAAACCCAACGGGCTGGAGTGTCTGAGCACCAGGTTCTTGTGATTGCACAACTGCTCCCTGGACTGTGCTAAGATGAGTCAGTCGTCTAGAGATAGTTAAGGATGCGAATTCCCTGTTCTCTCATGGGCACAAGGGCCCCCTCTgtgaccttcgtaaagacacgGGAGGACAGGGCCAGCCCGAAAGaactttgtactgatatgctcgccCCTCGAAAGCAAAGTGCAGGAATGGCCTGGATCTAGAATGATAACCTGGGAAGGCTCCGATTCAGTACTAGCAGGTCCAAAACTGGCCGTAACCCCATCGGTTtccttgggtacaatgaagtacgggCTGTAGAAGCCTGTCTTCATATTGCCTGGAGGGACCACCTCTATCGCGTAGGACGGCAATATCAGTAGGACTGCGATCTCCACACACAGGATACGGGCATCTGCAGGGGCGGGGGTGAGCCTGGCCGAGCCTGATGGCCCGAATGAGCCAGCGAGATGGACTGGTGAGCTCTAACCAGGCTCACAGAGACCGAACAAGCAGGACCATAGGGACCACTGGCGTACCCACAGTGGGGCAGTGAGGTGGAATGCAGTGTGGTGTGAGTGTGCTGTGCAACACATACCTGATGCCACGGGTGGTCAGATGGTCTGCGAGGAGGCTTTGGTGCGTCTCTGCAGTGTGTCTACTGCTGCCTGCTGGCAAAGGAGGAGGATGATGAGTGTAGTTCAGCGTTTGACCAGCCACGACTCTCTAAGCCCCCTTAGGACAGAGATAGATGAactgctttttttgtttgtttttttgagaatttgggTACAACTAGTTGTGACACCCACAGCAGAACAGAATTTTAATTCAAAACATTCTCTGCCTGGCCCTCCTTCAGAAAAAAGCAGTCCTACCCATCTCCAGGTCAACCACCTCAGATCACATCGCGTGCTCTACTTGCTCTACTGTGCCCCCACAGGAAAACGATGGCACCTGTCTCAGATGTGATGTTTCACCGACCACTTAAACAGGAGCAGAGTTTTCAGTTGCCGGTGCCGTCGTTTTCCTGCAGGGGCACAGTAGAGCAGACTATGCCGAGGGTTGCTGTTTTTGGCGGTGGCGACAAGCAGACTGAGAGCTGGCACACGAGGCAATCTGATGGTACGTCAGGGGAAGCTCTTGATTTCCTCAGCCCGCTATCAACTGCTAAGAACTGCTGGGCTCAGTTCTCGACAGTGTCGCCGAAATGGCCACTTTGTGAGATGGGAACATCGCAAAGCGTACTTTGACAACCACTCGCACCTCAGCAAGGCAGACATTTATGGACCACAGAGGTGGACATTGTCTGGCTGAGGGCCTGCGCCGTGACCTGATCATGGTTAGTCAACTTGCACAGCTCAACCCCGACTCAGAACTACCCTCGTGCATTTAGAGTGCAGGGTGGAGATGGTCTGCGCACAGCAACCCCACTGTTGAGGGAAGCAAGGAGGAAAAACATATGCAGTTTTGGCCCCTTTGGCATTCCATATCCAAAGTGGTTCCATACTGACATGTTTTACATGCACATCTGGGAATGATCCCGGGAAAGCATGGCTGTTAACTCTGAATCTGATTCAGCAAAGCACACACCATTACAGTGGGCTCAGCATCATCTTCATTCCCAGAGTACAACAGCCCTCTTTCCGATGCAGTGATTGACATCTGATCCTCAGCTGGAGCTCTGAATGAAACGCTAGGTTCCCCCATATGAAGGACCAGCTATTCCATCCA is a window encoding:
- the LOC137075792 gene encoding uncharacterized protein, whose protein sequence is MLRFTTLTWLPCSALPPHPLAVLRPRPLNRSPCSASPPHPVAVLRLAPSTAHCAPPRPPHPVAVLRLAPSPPRRAPPRPLAVLGLAPSPPRRAPPRPPHPVAVLRLAPSPPRHAPPRPLTPSPCSASPPQPLAVLRLAPSTAHRAPPRPLAPSPCSASPPSPVINLQLITDSSQTHRAPPHPPHPLAVLGLSPLTRSPCSASPARHAPPHPLAVLRLSPLTRSPCSASPPSPPRRAPPLPPHPLAVLRLSPLTRSPCSASPPSPARRARPLPPHPLAVLGLSPLTRSPCSASPPSPARRAPPRPPHPLAVLRLAPLTRSACSASPPSPARRAPPLPPHPLAVLRLAPLTRSACSASPPSPARRAPPLPPHPLAVLGLSPLTRSPCSASPPSPARRARPLPPHPLAVLRLAPLTRSACSASPPSPARRAPPLPPHPLGVLRLAPLTRSPCSASLPPQASLKVGN